One Coffea arabica cultivar ET-39 chromosome 5c, Coffea Arabica ET-39 HiFi, whole genome shotgun sequence DNA window includes the following coding sequences:
- the LOC140007264 gene encoding uncharacterized protein: MPAWYNPQAVCAYHPGASGHSTIDCKALKHKIQDMVESGEIIIRKREAQGPNVNRNPLPEHANIIGVILDHTEYVEPVKELAREAEVFGVTDQPFVIELPFEEDEKPFILELTPAESGTLEPVVIEFPKQEPVLRLQQVPWNYDEPVIQIGEKIIAKEEVSAVTRSGKVASPFEAAIPIQANNSEPPVKPTITEKEALDFLKRFQRSEYNVVEKLSKSPAQISMLDLLFSSDMHRDALIEVLTKAQIPRDISVDNFSHVVGNVLFTKQITFSDEKLPAEGIGHNKALYIVVRPWIHKSGTVPSSLHQLLKFIVNDKLITIFAEEDCLVITDSGSKEDGSQNVTMTPHSTADIVSVSWITNEERAQSKASVMMAKEMIRGGYEFDKGLGRDLQGILKPVEIIEKKDSFGLGFRPTAKDIREMKERKKAEKEGR; the protein is encoded by the exons ATGCCCGCCTGGTATAACCCGCAAGCCGTCTGTGCTTATCATCCAGGGGCCTCCGGACATTCGACTATTGATTGCAAGGCGCTTAAGCATAAAATCCAAGATATGGTTGAATCTGGAGAGATTATAATCCGGAAAAGGGAGGCGCAAGGGCCGAACGTAAATAGGAATCCTTTACCGGAACATGCCAATATCATTGGGGTTATTCTGGATCATACGGAGTACGTGGAACCAGTCAAAGAATTGGCAAGggaagctgaagtgtttggggttACAGACCAACCCTTTGTCATAGAATTGCCATTTGAAGAGGATGAAAAGCCCTTTATTTTGGAACTCACGCCAGCTGAGAGTGGAACTTTGGAGCCGGTGGTTATTGAATTCCCGAAGCAGGAGCCTGTCCTGAGGCTGCAACAAGTACCGTGGAACTATGATGAACCTGTCATACAGATTGGGGAAAAGATAATTGCAAAGGAAGAAGTGTCAGCGGTCACCAGATCGGGGAAGGTTGCAAGTCCATTTGAAGCTGCCATTCCGATTCAAGCAAATAACTCCGAGCCGCCCGTTaaaccaacaatcaccgagaaagaagccTTGGATTTCCTTAAGAGGTTTCAGAGAAGTGAGTACAATGTAGTTGAGAAGCTGAGCAAGTCGCCTGCCCAGATATCCATGTTAGATCTACTCTTTTCTTCAGACATGCATAGGGACGCGCTAATAGAGGTGTTGACCAAAGCTCAAATCCCTAGGGACATCTCAGTTGATAATTTCTCACACGTGGTTGGGAACGTATTATTCACCaaacaaatcactttctctGACGAGAAATTGCCGGCggaaggcattggacataacaagGCCCTGTACATAGTTGTGAG gccatggattcacaagtctGGGACTGTGCCTTCTTCATTGCATCAATTGCTGAAGTTTATAGTGAATGACAAGCTGATAACTATATTTGCCGAGGAGGATTGTCTTGTAATCACCGATTCTGGATCAAAAGAGGATGGAAGTCAAAATGTCACCATGACTCCTCATAGCACGGCTGATATCGTCTCTGTAAGTTGGATCACAAACGAGGAGCGAGCTCAATCAaaggccagtgtcatgatggctaaagagatgatCCGTGGAGGCTATGAATTTGACAAAGGGCTGGGACGAGATTTGCAAGGAATTTTGAAGCCAGTGGAGATTATTGAGAAAAAGGATTCGTTTGGTTTAGGCTTCCGACCGACTGCTAAGGATATCAGAGAAATGAAGGAGCGCAAGAAAGCggagaaagaaggaag ATGA